The region TATTCCTGCGGCAGGTCGGCCATGTCTTCCTCGTCCACGTACGGCGGATTGGTGACAATCAGTTCATACTGAATCGCCGGCAGGTCACGGAACAGATCGGAACGGATCGGCGTGACGTTATATTCCATGCCGTGCTGCTGGATATTTTGCTCGGTCACCGCCAGCGCCTCGGCGGAAATATCCACCGCATCCACTTCCGCTTCGGGGAATGCCTGCGCGCACGCGATGGCGATGCAGCCGCTGCCGGTGCATAAATCGAGAATATGACGCGGCGCGTTGGGCAACAGCGAGGCAAAACGATCGTTGATCAACTCGCCAATCGGCGAACGCGGCACCAGCACCCGCTCGTCGACATAAAACTCCAGTCCGCAAAACCAGGCCTTGTTCGTCAGATAAGCCACCGGAATACGTTCGTTGACGCGGCGAATCACCCGCTCAACGATGCGATGACGCTCGCTGGACGTCAGCCGGGCGAGATACATGTCTTCCGGAATGTCGATCGGCAGAAACAGACTGGGCAGCACCAGCTGCAACGCCTCATCCCACGGATTATCGGTGCCATGACCGTAGTAGACGTTGGCGGCGTTAAACCGGCTCACTGCCCAGCGCAGCATATCCTGAATGGTATGCAGATCGTTGACCGCCTCATCGACGAAAATTTTGTCCAAGTTTGTCCTCCGCAGACTACTGTCTTTGTGATCGCTATCTCTGCGATCGCTGTCTCTATGATCGATCGCAACGGATAGTTTGCCATGAAGGCGGCGACAAATCAGCAGATATCACCGCCGGACGGCGCGGACCGGGGGGATGTGACGATAAGGTTTTGTTTAGCGACCGGCACGGAACGGGTAAACTACATTTCATTGAAAACCATGCCATTGAAAATCACGCCATTGAAAATTGCCATCACGGCGGATACCGTATCGCGGTTCTGTAACAGAACCGCGACGATGACAGAGTGACGCACAATGAAAAAAAAATTCATGCTTGATGACGAGGAACAGGCGCTGTTCCGCACGTCGGTGGCGGGCGCCACCCGATTACGTCAGGACACCTATGTTCACCGTCCAGCCCGCACCAAGCCCGGCGCGTTGCCGCCGCGGCGGATGATTCAGGAACAGGTGGACGCCAGTTTCTATTTTTCGGACGAATTCCAGCCACAGCTGGAGAATGAAGGGCCGACGCGTTATGTCCGACCGGGCGCCAGTCATTACGAACTGAAGAAACTGCGCCGCGGCGACTATTCGCCGGAGCTGTTTCTGGATCTGCACGGGCTGACGCAGTTGGAAGCCAAGCAGGAGCTGGGGGCGCTGCTGGCCGCCTGCCGGCGCGAACATGTCTACTGTGCCTGCGTAATGCACGGTCACGGCAAACACATTCTTAAACAGCAGACGCCATTATGGCTGGCCCAACACCCGGATGTGCTGGCGTTTCATCAGGCACCGAAGGAATTCGGCGGCAATGCGGCCCTGCTGGTGCTGGTGGCGCAGGAAAGCGCCGAC is a window of Dickeya solani IPO 2222 DNA encoding:
- the prmB gene encoding 50S ribosomal protein L3 N(5)-glutamine methyltransferase — its product is MDKIFVDEAVNDLHTIQDMLRWAVSRFNAANVYYGHGTDNPWDEALQLVLPSLFLPIDIPEDMYLARLTSSERHRIVERVIRRVNERIPVAYLTNKAWFCGLEFYVDERVLVPRSPIGELINDRFASLLPNAPRHILDLCTGSGCIAIACAQAFPEAEVDAVDISAEALAVTEQNIQQHGMEYNVTPIRSDLFRDLPAIQYELIVTNPPYVDEEDMADLPQEYRFEPELGLAAGSDGLKLVRRILACAPDFLTEEGVLICEVGNSMVHLMEQYPDVPFTWLEFDNGGDGVFMLTRSQLLDCQAHFSLYRD
- the smrB gene encoding endonuclease SmrB, producing MKKKFMLDDEEQALFRTSVAGATRLRQDTYVHRPARTKPGALPPRRMIQEQVDASFYFSDEFQPQLENEGPTRYVRPGASHYELKKLRRGDYSPELFLDLHGLTQLEAKQELGALLAACRREHVYCACVMHGHGKHILKQQTPLWLAQHPDVLAFHQAPKEFGGNAALLVLVAQESADEE